In Entomomonas moraniae, one DNA window encodes the following:
- a CDS encoding TIGR00645 family protein gives METLLENIMYSTRWILAPICFGLSLALLALTIKFYQELFHILPSILSMPESDLVLKLLSLIDMVLVGGLLVMVMFASYENFVSQMNIHDHREKLDWLGKMDSGSLKTKVSISIVAISSIHLLRMFMAAQQIPNDKLFWYVVLHLTFVVSALVVTYMDKMTKK, from the coding sequence ATAGAAACGCTCTTAGAGAATATCATGTACTCTACTCGCTGGATATTGGCCCCTATTTGCTTTGGGCTTTCTTTAGCATTGCTTGCTTTGACTATAAAATTTTACCAAGAACTTTTTCATATTTTACCCAGTATTCTCTCAATGCCAGAATCAGACTTAGTTCTCAAACTACTCTCATTAATTGACATGGTTCTAGTAGGTGGCTTACTCGTTATGGTGATGTTTGCAAGCTATGAAAACTTTGTATCTCAAATGAATATCCATGATCATCGTGAAAAATTGGATTGGCTAGGAAAAATGGACTCTGGCTCTTTAAAAACCAAAGTCTCTATTTCCATTGTTGCTATTTCATCTATTCACTTATTAAGAATGTTTATGGCTGCTCAGCAGATCCCTAACGACAAACTATTTTGGTATGTTGTTCTCCACCTAACCTTTGTTGTGTCTGCATTGGTTGTAACTTACATGGATAAAATGACCAAAAAATAA
- the argJ gene encoding bifunctional glutamate N-acetyltransferase/amino-acid acetyltransferase ArgJ, producing the protein MAVGLEIPSVLYPVKGFKLGIASAGIKKVGRKDLVIMQCAEGATVVGVFTRNAFCAAPVLLSKEHLARNTNIHYFITNTGNANAGTGKQGLKAAIDVCQALADATNLDKEAILPFSTGVIGEPLPVEKIKVAIPEALNDLKEDNWLKAAEGIMTTDTTPKGASIRFQHEDKVVTVTGISKGAGMICPNMGTMLGYIATDADVAKPVLQALLEDATNKSFNRITIDGDTSTNDSCILVATGQADLPTINQAQGEYYDKLKMAIFSVAMELAQAIVRDGEGATKFVTVEVNGGKTHQECLDVAYAVAHSPLVKTALFASDPNWGRIVAAIGYSKLEQLDVSKVDVFLGSVQIVSEGERAISYTEEQGSAVMQQAEITIRIELNRGQCREVIWTTDLSHEYVKINAEYRT; encoded by the coding sequence ATGGCAGTAGGTCTAGAGATTCCATCCGTGTTATATCCTGTCAAAGGGTTTAAGTTAGGCATTGCTTCTGCGGGTATTAAAAAAGTAGGCCGTAAAGATCTTGTGATCATGCAATGTGCTGAAGGGGCTACTGTTGTGGGTGTTTTTACACGCAATGCGTTTTGTGCTGCCCCCGTTTTACTATCGAAAGAACACTTAGCTAGAAATACAAATATTCATTATTTTATAACCAATACGGGAAATGCTAATGCCGGCACAGGCAAACAAGGCTTAAAAGCTGCAATAGATGTTTGCCAGGCACTCGCCGATGCTACAAATCTAGACAAAGAAGCTATTTTACCTTTTTCAACGGGTGTTATTGGTGAGCCTTTACCGGTTGAAAAAATAAAAGTGGCTATCCCTGAAGCCCTTAATGATTTAAAAGAAGATAATTGGTTAAAGGCGGCAGAAGGTATCATGACAACAGATACTACGCCTAAAGGAGCAAGCATACGTTTTCAGCATGAAGATAAGGTAGTGACTGTCACCGGTATTAGCAAAGGGGCTGGCATGATTTGCCCTAATATGGGAACGATGTTAGGTTATATAGCTACAGATGCAGATGTTGCAAAACCTGTTTTACAAGCCTTATTAGAGGATGCCACGAATAAATCATTTAACCGAATTACAATTGATGGCGATACCTCTACCAATGACAGTTGCATATTAGTTGCAACTGGTCAAGCAGATCTGCCCACGATTAATCAAGCTCAAGGCGAGTATTATGATAAGTTAAAAATGGCTATTTTTTCAGTAGCTATGGAGCTAGCTCAGGCAATTGTGCGTGATGGTGAAGGAGCGACTAAGTTTGTAACCGTTGAGGTCAATGGTGGTAAAACCCATCAAGAATGTTTAGATGTCGCTTATGCTGTAGCCCATTCTCCGCTTGTTAAAACGGCTTTATTTGCTTCTGACCCTAATTGGGGGCGTATTGTAGCAGCCATTGGTTATTCTAAACTTGAACAGCTTGATGTCAGTAAAGTAGACGTTTTTTTAGGAAGTGTTCAAATTGTAAGTGAAGGTGAGCGTGCTATAAGCTATACGGAAGAGCAAGGTTCGGCCGTTATGCAACAAGCTGAAATTACTATTCGTATAGAGCTTAACCGTGGACAGTGCCGTGAGGTGATTTGGACAACAGATCTTTCTCATGAGTATGTCAAAATTAATGCAGAATATCGGACATAA
- the secA gene encoding preprotein translocase subunit SecA has translation MLGPLLNKLFGSKNDREVKRMTKIVKAVNALEESMVALHDDQLRAKTLAFKERIAQGESLDKLLPEAFAVVREASKRVMGMRHFDVQLIGSITLHEGKIAEMRTGEGKTLMCTLAVYLNALSGKGVHVVTVNDYLAKRDAQWMTPLYEFLGMTVGVIVPFQDPEEKRAAYNADITYGTNNEFGFDYLRDNMAFRLEDKFQRVLNFAVVDEVDSILIDEARTPLIISGQAEDSSELYMRLDKLIPNLSLQTEEGEGQDKKILKEGHYTIDEKARTAELTEAGHQYIEELLLENGLLAEGDNLYSSSNVTLFSHVLSALRAHVLYHRNVQYIIQDNEVLLIDENTGRPMKGRRLSEGLHQAIEAKERVPIQPESQTLASITFQNFFRLYSKLSGMTGTADTEAFEFRQIYNLDVVVIPTNRPLARKDSNDLVYMTKAEKYRAISDEVKAARERKQPVLVGTASIEASEILSNELQKQGIKHSVLNAKFHDKEADIIAQAGRPGAVTIATNMAGRGTDILLGGNWEAEAAKLEEPTAEQLQALEDQWRADHQTVLDAGGLFVIGTERHESRRIDNQLRGRSGRQGDPGASRFYLSLEDDLMRIFASDRMRGIMQMLGMKEGEAIEHRMVTNAIEKAQRKVEGRNFDIRKQLLEYDDVANEQRKVIYHMRDTILETNDISHIVTEFRNEVLTSIFNDYIPPMSLPEQWDIEGLEQVLRSDFGQDLPIQQWLDEDDKLYEETLKERITQLVTDKYAAVEADAGNDNIRGFEKYVLLREIDDLWKDHLTRMDNLRQGIHLRGYAQKNPKQEYKRESFEMFERLLGLIKYNTISILANAQVNHQTPEEEEAKLREEAERLAQSMVFQHDEAVSSLDEDPEQVAVDELAPPAPQQPIRREGDKVGRNDPCPCGSGKKYKHCCGRIE, from the coding sequence ATGCTTGGACCACTACTGAATAAGCTTTTTGGAAGCAAAAATGATCGTGAAGTTAAACGCATGACTAAAATAGTTAAAGCGGTTAACGCCCTTGAAGAGAGTATGGTTGCATTACACGATGATCAATTACGTGCAAAAACATTAGCGTTTAAAGAGCGCATAGCGCAAGGTGAAAGTTTAGATAAGTTACTGCCAGAAGCTTTTGCGGTTGTGCGTGAAGCAAGTAAACGTGTAATGGGAATGCGTCATTTTGATGTTCAGCTCATTGGTAGTATAACGTTGCATGAAGGTAAAATTGCTGAAATGCGTACAGGTGAAGGTAAAACATTGATGTGTACCTTGGCTGTGTATTTAAATGCATTATCTGGCAAAGGTGTTCATGTTGTTACCGTAAACGATTACTTGGCTAAACGTGATGCCCAGTGGATGACTCCGCTGTATGAGTTTTTAGGAATGACCGTTGGTGTTATCGTTCCATTCCAAGATCCTGAAGAAAAGCGTGCTGCTTATAATGCGGATATTACTTACGGTACGAATAATGAGTTTGGTTTTGATTATCTAAGAGATAACATGGCATTTCGCTTAGAAGACAAGTTCCAGCGAGTGCTAAACTTTGCCGTGGTTGATGAGGTTGACTCTATTTTAATCGATGAGGCAAGAACCCCTTTAATTATTTCTGGTCAAGCAGAAGATAGCTCTGAGCTTTATATGCGCCTTGATAAGCTTATCCCAAACCTTAGCCTGCAAACAGAAGAAGGCGAAGGTCAAGATAAGAAAATTCTTAAAGAAGGTCATTATACCATTGATGAAAAAGCGCGTACTGCTGAATTAACAGAAGCAGGTCATCAATACATAGAAGAGTTATTATTAGAAAATGGTTTGTTAGCTGAAGGCGATAACCTATATTCTTCTAGTAATGTTACATTGTTCAGTCATGTATTGTCTGCCTTAAGAGCGCATGTACTTTATCATCGCAATGTTCAGTATATTATTCAAGACAATGAAGTCTTATTAATTGATGAAAATACGGGCCGTCCGATGAAAGGACGTCGTTTATCTGAGGGCTTACATCAAGCAATTGAAGCGAAAGAGCGTGTCCCTATTCAGCCTGAAAGCCAAACATTGGCTTCAATCACTTTCCAGAATTTTTTTCGTCTTTATAGTAAGTTGTCAGGTATGACGGGAACCGCCGATACCGAAGCTTTTGAGTTCCGTCAAATTTATAATCTTGATGTGGTTGTCATTCCTACTAATCGTCCTTTAGCGCGTAAAGATTCAAATGACCTTGTCTATATGACTAAGGCAGAAAAATATCGTGCTATTTCTGATGAAGTTAAAGCAGCGCGTGAGCGTAAGCAACCTGTGTTAGTAGGTACCGCATCTATTGAAGCCTCAGAGATTCTTTCAAATGAACTTCAAAAGCAAGGCATCAAACACAGTGTATTGAATGCTAAGTTCCATGATAAAGAAGCAGATATTATTGCACAGGCGGGTCGTCCAGGTGCAGTGACAATTGCAACCAACATGGCAGGGCGTGGTACAGATATTCTATTGGGTGGTAATTGGGAAGCTGAAGCAGCTAAGTTAGAAGAACCAACTGCTGAGCAATTACAAGCATTAGAAGATCAATGGCGTGCAGACCATCAGACAGTTTTAGATGCCGGTGGTCTATTCGTAATAGGTACTGAAAGACATGAGTCACGTCGTATTGATAATCAGCTACGTGGCCGTTCTGGTCGTCAAGGTGACCCAGGTGCTAGCCGATTCTATCTTTCTTTAGAAGATGATTTGATGCGAATTTTTGCGTCTGATCGTATGCGCGGCATCATGCAAATGCTAGGGATGAAAGAAGGTGAGGCGATTGAGCATCGTATGGTAACTAATGCGATTGAAAAGGCTCAACGTAAAGTAGAAGGTCGAAACTTTGATATTCGTAAGCAGTTACTAGAATATGACGATGTGGCGAATGAGCAGCGTAAAGTTATTTATCATATGCGTGATACCATTTTAGAGACTAATGATATTAGCCATATTGTTACAGAGTTCCGTAATGAAGTCTTAACGTCGATATTTAATGATTATATTCCGCCGATGTCTTTACCTGAACAGTGGGATATTGAAGGACTTGAGCAAGTATTACGTTCTGATTTTGGTCAAGATCTCCCTATCCAACAATGGTTAGATGAGGATGACAAGCTTTATGAAGAAACACTAAAAGAGCGTATCACACAGCTAGTTACTGATAAATACGCGGCTGTAGAAGCTGATGCAGGTAATGATAACATTCGTGGTTTTGAAAAATATGTGTTATTAAGAGAGATCGATGACCTCTGGAAAGATCATTTAACACGTATGGATAATCTACGCCAAGGTATTCACTTACGCGGTTATGCTCAAAAGAATCCTAAACAAGAATATAAGCGTGAATCTTTTGAAATGTTTGAACGCTTATTAGGTTTGATTAAATACAATACCATTAGTATATTAGCTAATGCACAAGTTAATCATCAAACTCCAGAGGAAGAAGAGGCAAAACTACGCGAGGAAGCTGAAAGATTAGCTCAAAGCATGGTTTTTCAACATGATGAAGCTGTCTCATCATTAGATGAAGACCCTGAACAAGTAGCTGTTGATGAGTTAGCACCTCCAGCGCCACAACAACCTATTAGACGCGAAGGGGATAAAGTTGGGCGTAATGATCCTTGTCCATGTGGTTCAGGCAAGAAATATAAGCACTGCTGTGGTCGTATAGAATAA